In one window of Camelina sativa cultivar DH55 chromosome 15, Cs, whole genome shotgun sequence DNA:
- the LOC104744427 gene encoding dehydrogenase/reductase SDR family member 7 isoform X2, with protein sequence MSSAKQLKVVWITGASRGIGEVLAKQFANLDAKLILSARNEAELERVKNELKGKYAPEDVKVLPLDLASGEESLKHVVEQAVSLFPGDGVDYLVHNAAYERPKSKATDATEEILKTTFDVNVFGTITLTKLVAPHMLNQGGGHFVVISSAAGKVSSSGQAIYSASKHALHGYFHSLRSEFCQKGIKVTVVCPGPIETSNGTGASTSEDKKSPEKHVSSERCAELTIIAASHNLKEAWISHQPVLLVMYIVQYMPSLGFWLMDKVGGKRVEVAGKKGNTYSWKLLFGEKTKTN encoded by the exons ATGTCAAGCGCGAAGCAATTGAAG GTTGTATGGATCACAGGGGCTAGCCGTGGAATTG GGGAAGTTCTAGCTAAACAGTTTGCAAATTTAGATGCCAAGCTTATTCTCTCCGCAAGGAATGAAGCTGAACTGGAACGGGTTAAGAATGAGCTCAAAG GTAAATATGCACCAGAAGATGTAAAGGTTTTGCCTTTAGATTTAGCTAGCGGCGAAGAGTCGCTCAAACATGTTGTAGAGCAAGCTGTGTCGCTTTTTCCTGGGGATGGTGTTGATTATTTGGTTCACAATGCTGCCTATGAGCGTCCG AAATCCAAGGCAACGGATGCAACTGAGGAAATTCTCAAG ACTACATTCGATGTTAATGTCTTTGGGACGATAACTCTTACAAAGTTGGTAGCTCCTCATATGCTAAACCAAGGAGGCGGTCATTTTGTTGTG ATAAGCAGTGCTGCAGGAAAGGTATCATCATCTGGACAGGCTATATATTCTGCTTCAAAACATGCTCTGCACGGCTACTTCCACAGTTTGCGTTCTGAG TTCTGTCAGAAGGGAATCAAGGTTACCGTTGTTTGTCCTGGTCCAATAGAAACCTCGAATGGTACAGGAGCATCAACTTCGGAAGACAAGAAGTCTCCTGAG AAGCATGTGTCATCTGAACGATGTGCGGAACTGACTATAATCGCTGCATCTCATAACTTGAAGGAAGCTTGGATTTCACATCAG CCTGTATTGCTCGTGATGTATATAGTGCAGTACATGCCTTCCCTTGGCTTCTGGCTCATGGACAAG GTCGGAGGGAAGCGTGTGGAGGTCGCCGGAAAGAAAGGCAACACATACTCATGGAAATTACTGTTCGGGGAGAAGACTAAAACAAActga
- the LOC104744426 gene encoding uncharacterized protein LOC104744426 isoform X1, producing the protein MEQPTSPGTKSVNLRECMESLLCFTLRSHLDETVPSFDLDLTRDFCLHLLEEDTDSTEKPAVYKLLARALSECLASEGANKNSNLEKYSKLFHGLGHDLVHMLKKVNFELHVQEPYFTQLKDGLKTVEGRCAVGDYMRISSGAFILFNKCLLLEVQDVHHYTSFSEMLRLEGLAKVLPGVESIEEAGVKVYRNFYSEEKERLNGVVAIRVAKPAIQPYAALAGVLSELKSTGIRSLLDDYTAAITL; encoded by the exons ATGGAGCAACCAACATCGCCGGGAACAAAGTCGGTGAATCTCCGTGAATGTATGGAATCACTTCTATGTTTTACTCTGCGCTCTCACTTAGACGAAACCGTTCCAAGTTTCGATCTTGATCTGACCAGAGATTTTTGCCTTCATCTCCTCGAGGAAGATACAGATTCAACTG AAAAACCAGCGGTGTATAAGCTTCTAGCAAGGGCTCTGTCTGAATGTCTAGCTTCCGAGGGTGCTAATAAAAATTCTAACTTGGAGAAATACAGCAAACTGTTTCATGGCTTGGGACATGACTTAGTACAT ATGTTGAAGAAGGTCAACTTTGAGCTTCATGTCCAAGAGCCTTACTTCACACAATTGAAAG ATGGTCTGAAAACTGTTGAAGGAAGATGTGCAGTGGGAGACTACATGAG AATTAGTTCAGGagcttttattttgttcaataaATGCTTGCTGCTTGAAGTTCAG GATGTTCATCATTATACTTCATTCTCAGAAATGCTGAGACTGGAGGGTCTTGCCAAAGTTCTTCCTGGAGTTGAGAGTATAGAAGAAG CAGGTGTTAAAGTTTACAGAAACTTTTACTCTGAAGAGAAGGAAAGATTGAACGGTGTTGTAGCCATTCGTGTTGCAAAACCAGCTATTCAGCCTTATGCAGCTTTGGCAGGAGTATTGTCT GAACTAAAGTCCACTGGGATCAGAAGTCTATTGGATGACTATACAGCCGCAATTACCTTATAG
- the LOC104744425 gene encoding dehydrogenase/reductase SDR family member 7: MKILDSLFVASPLLNPRKMLSLICVSLGLLLLIGLLFKFAFADGDFTLISKKHVKREAIEGKVVWITGASRGIGEILAKQFANLDAKLILSARNKSELERVKSELKGKYAPEDVKVLPLDLASGEESLKHVVEQAVSLFPGAGVDYLVHNAAYERPKSKASDATEETLKTTFDVNVFGTITLTKLVAPHMLNQGGGHFVVISSAAGKVPSPGQAIYSASKHALHGYFHSLRSEFCQKGIKVTVVCPGPIETSNGTGTSTSEDKKSPEKRVSSERCAELTIIAASHNLKEAWISHQPVLLVMYLVQYMPSLGFWLMDKVGGKRVEVAEKKGNTYSWNLLFGEKKTKTN, encoded by the exons ATGAAAATTTTGGACTCTTTGTTCGTCGCGTCGCCGTTACTCAATCCGAGAAAGATGCTGAGTCTAATCTGTGTCTCTCTCGGACTCCTTCTTCTCATCGGTCTGCTATTCAAATTCGCATTCGCCGATG GAGATTTCACCCTGATTTCGAAGAAGCATGTGAAGCGCGAAGCCATTGAAGGCAAG GTTGTATGGATCACAGGGGCTAGCCGTGGAATCG GTGAGATTCTTGCTAAACAGTTTGCAAATTTAGATGCCAAGCTTATTCTCTCTGCAAGGAATAAATCTGAACTGGAACGGGTTAAGAGTGAGCTCAAAG GTAAATATGCACCAGAAGATGTAAAGGTTTTGCCTTTAGATTTAGCTAGCGGCGAAGAGTCCCTCAAACATGTTGTAGAGCAAGCTGTGTCGCTTTTTCCCGGGGCTGGTGTTGATTATCTGGTTCACAATGCTGCCTATGAGCGTCCG AAATCCAAGGCATCGGATGCAACTGAGGAAACTCTCAAG ACTACATTCGATGTTAATGTCTTTGGGACGATAACTCTTACAAAGTTGGTAGCTCCTCATATGCTAAACCAAGGAGGCGGTCATTTTGTTGTG ATAAGCAGTGCTGCAGGAAAGGTACCATCACCTGGACAGGCTATATATTCTGCTTCAAAACATGCTCTGCACGGCTACTTCCACAGCTTGCGTTCTGAG TTCTGTCAGAAGGGAATCAAGGTTACCGTCGTTTGTCCTGGTCCAATAGAAACCTCGAATGGTACAGGAACATCAACTTCGGAAGACAAGAAGTCTCCTGAG AAGCGTGTGTCATCTGAACGATGTGCAGAACTGACTATAATCGCTGCATCTCATAACTTGAAGGAAGCTTGGATTTCACATCAG CCGGTACTGCTCGTGATGTATCTAGTGCAGTACATGCCTTCACTTGGCTTCTGGCTCATGGACAAG GTCGGAGGGAAGCGGGTGGAGGTCGCCGAAAAGAAAGGCAACACATACTCATGGAATTTACTGTTCGGGGAGAAGAAGACTAAAACAAACTGA
- the LOC104744424 gene encoding phospholipase A(1) LCAT3, giving the protein MDWIPCPCWGTNGDDVNAGEVADRDPVLLVSGIGGSILHSKKKDSKSEIRVWVRIFLANLAFKQSVWSLYNPKTGYTEPLDENIEIVVPDDDHGLYAIDILDPSWFVKLFHLTEVYHFHDMIEMLVECGYKKGTTLFGYGYDFRQSNRIDLLIQGLKKKLETAYKCSGGRKITIISHSMGGLMVSCFMYLHPEVFAKYVNKWITIATPFQGAPGCISDSLLTGVQFVEGLESFFFVSRWTMHQLLVECPSIYEMMGNPDFKWKKQPEIRVWRKKSENDDDTSAELESFGLIESIDLFSNALKNNELSYGGNKIALPFNFAILDWAASTREILNKAQLPDGVSFYNIYGVSLDTPFDVCYGTETSPIEDLSEICQTMPEYTYVDGDGTVPAESAAAAQFKAVASVGVSGSHRGLLRDKRVFELIQQWLGVESKKAKRKQLRTRKVVDSG; this is encoded by the exons ATGGACTGGATTCCGTGTCCGTGCTGGGGAACCAACGGTGATGATGTAAACGCCGGAGAGGTGGCGGATCGTGATCCCGTGCTTCTAGTTTCTGGTATTGGAGGCTCCATTTTGCATTCGAAAAAGAAGGATTCAAAATCTGAAATCCGGGTTTGGGTCCGGATATTTTTGGCCAACCTTGCCTTTAAGCAGAGCGTCTGGTCTCTCTATAATCCCAAAACTG GTTATACAGAGCCGTTGGATGAGAATATTGAAATCGTGGTCCCTGATGATGACCATGGACTCTATGCAATTGACATTCTAGATCCCTCCTGG TTTGTAAAGCTTTTTCACTTGACGGAGGTTTACCACTTCCACGATATGATAGAAATGTTGGTTGAATGCGGTTATAAGAAGGGGACTACGTTATTCGGATATGGTTACGATTTCCGGCAAAGCAATAG GATCGATCTACTAATACAAGgtctgaagaagaaactggaaaCTGCATATAAATGTTCAGGGGGCCGAAAAATCACTATCATATCCCATTCAATGGGAGGACTTATGGTTTCATGTTTCATGTATCTACATCCGGAG GTTTTTGCCAAGTATGTAAATAAATGGATTACAATTGCAACGCCTTTCCAAG GAGCACCAGGGTGCATCAGTGATTCACTCTTGACTGGAGTACAATTTGTGGAAGGGTTAgaaagtttcttttttgtgtcACGGTGGACGATGCACCAACTG ttggTCGAGTGCCCCTCTATATATGAGATGATGGGAAATCCTGATTTTAAGTGGAAAAAGCAACCAGAGATTCGAGTTTGGCGGAAGAAATCTGAAAACGACGATGATACTTCTGCAGAACTGGAATCTTTTGGCCTAATCGAGAGTATTGATCTATTCAGCAATGCACTGAAAAATAACGAG CTAAGCTACGGTGGGAATAAGATAGCTTTGCCCTTTAACTTTGCTATCCTCGACTGGGCTGCTAGTACAAGAGAAATTCTCAACAAAGCGCAACTTCCTGATGGAGTTTCCTTTTATAACATTTATGGAGTGTCACTTGATACACCCTTCGATGTTTG TTATGGCACAGAGACTTCTCCAATTGAAGATTTGTCTGAAATATGTCAAACTATG CCTGAGTATACATATGTGGATGGAGATGGAACTGTACCTGCCGAATCAGCTGCA GCTGCTCAGTTTAAAGCAGTTGCGAGCGTAGGAGTTTCTGGTAGCCATCGTGGGCTTCTCCGTGATAAAAGAGTATTTGAGCTGATCCAACAATGGTTAGGAGTAGAGTCTAAGAAGGCTAAACGGAAACAGTTAAGGACTCGCAAAGTTGTTGATTCTGGCTAA
- the LOC104744427 gene encoding dehydrogenase/reductase SDR family member 7 isoform X1, producing MLSLVFVSLVLLLLISLLFKFAFADGDFTLISKKHVKREAIEGKVVWITGASRGIGEVLAKQFANLDAKLILSARNEAELERVKNELKGKYAPEDVKVLPLDLASGEESLKHVVEQAVSLFPGDGVDYLVHNAAYERPKSKATDATEEILKTTFDVNVFGTITLTKLVAPHMLNQGGGHFVVISSAAGKVSSSGQAIYSASKHALHGYFHSLRSEFCQKGIKVTVVCPGPIETSNGTGASTSEDKKSPEKHVSSERCAELTIIAASHNLKEAWISHQPVLLVMYIVQYMPSLGFWLMDKVGGKRVEVAGKKGNTYSWKLLFGEKTKTN from the exons ATGCTGAGTCTAGTGTTCGTCTCTCTCGTACTCCTTCTTCTCATCAGTCTGCTCTTCAAATTCGCATTCGCTGATG GAGATTTCACCCTGATTTCGAAGAAGCATGTCAAGCGCGAAGCAATTGAAGGCAAG GTTGTATGGATCACAGGGGCTAGCCGTGGAATTG GGGAAGTTCTAGCTAAACAGTTTGCAAATTTAGATGCCAAGCTTATTCTCTCCGCAAGGAATGAAGCTGAACTGGAACGGGTTAAGAATGAGCTCAAAG GTAAATATGCACCAGAAGATGTAAAGGTTTTGCCTTTAGATTTAGCTAGCGGCGAAGAGTCGCTCAAACATGTTGTAGAGCAAGCTGTGTCGCTTTTTCCTGGGGATGGTGTTGATTATTTGGTTCACAATGCTGCCTATGAGCGTCCG AAATCCAAGGCAACGGATGCAACTGAGGAAATTCTCAAG ACTACATTCGATGTTAATGTCTTTGGGACGATAACTCTTACAAAGTTGGTAGCTCCTCATATGCTAAACCAAGGAGGCGGTCATTTTGTTGTG ATAAGCAGTGCTGCAGGAAAGGTATCATCATCTGGACAGGCTATATATTCTGCTTCAAAACATGCTCTGCACGGCTACTTCCACAGTTTGCGTTCTGAG TTCTGTCAGAAGGGAATCAAGGTTACCGTTGTTTGTCCTGGTCCAATAGAAACCTCGAATGGTACAGGAGCATCAACTTCGGAAGACAAGAAGTCTCCTGAG AAGCATGTGTCATCTGAACGATGTGCGGAACTGACTATAATCGCTGCATCTCATAACTTGAAGGAAGCTTGGATTTCACATCAG CCTGTATTGCTCGTGATGTATATAGTGCAGTACATGCCTTCCCTTGGCTTCTGGCTCATGGACAAG GTCGGAGGGAAGCGTGTGGAGGTCGCCGGAAAGAAAGGCAACACATACTCATGGAAATTACTGTTCGGGGAGAAGACTAAAACAAActga
- the LOC104744426 gene encoding uncharacterized protein LOC104744426 isoform X2, which yields MEQPTSPGTKSVNLRECMESLLCFTLRSHLDETVPSFDLDLTRDFCLHLLEEDTDSTEKPAVYKLLARALSECLASEGANKNSNLEKYSKLFHGLGHDLVHMLKKVNFELHVQEPYFTQLKDGLKTVEGRCAVGDYMRISSGAFILFNKCLLLEVQDVHHYTSFSEMLRLEGLAKVLPGVESIEEGVKVYRNFYSEEKERLNGVVAIRVAKPAIQPYAALAGVLSELKSTGIRSLLDDYTAAITL from the exons ATGGAGCAACCAACATCGCCGGGAACAAAGTCGGTGAATCTCCGTGAATGTATGGAATCACTTCTATGTTTTACTCTGCGCTCTCACTTAGACGAAACCGTTCCAAGTTTCGATCTTGATCTGACCAGAGATTTTTGCCTTCATCTCCTCGAGGAAGATACAGATTCAACTG AAAAACCAGCGGTGTATAAGCTTCTAGCAAGGGCTCTGTCTGAATGTCTAGCTTCCGAGGGTGCTAATAAAAATTCTAACTTGGAGAAATACAGCAAACTGTTTCATGGCTTGGGACATGACTTAGTACAT ATGTTGAAGAAGGTCAACTTTGAGCTTCATGTCCAAGAGCCTTACTTCACACAATTGAAAG ATGGTCTGAAAACTGTTGAAGGAAGATGTGCAGTGGGAGACTACATGAG AATTAGTTCAGGagcttttattttgttcaataaATGCTTGCTGCTTGAAGTTCAG GATGTTCATCATTATACTTCATTCTCAGAAATGCTGAGACTGGAGGGTCTTGCCAAAGTTCTTCCTGGAGTTGAGAGTATAGAAGAAG GTGTTAAAGTTTACAGAAACTTTTACTCTGAAGAGAAGGAAAGATTGAACGGTGTTGTAGCCATTCGTGTTGCAAAACCAGCTATTCAGCCTTATGCAGCTTTGGCAGGAGTATTGTCT GAACTAAAGTCCACTGGGATCAGAAGTCTATTGGATGACTATACAGCCGCAATTACCTTATAG
- the LOC104744430 gene encoding uncharacterized protein LOC104744430 — protein sequence MIPICVQCGTGGNPCRCKVVGPTLGLVAFVAAGIVEWPVGALVYIFKHAKGRRIMGHPATHVYPKVSRSIPI from the coding sequence ATGATTCCGATATGCGTGCAGTGCGGAACTGGCGGAAACCCTTGTAGATGCAAAGTGGTAGGACCGACGTTAGGGCTCGTGGCGTTTGTAGCAGCTGGAATAGTGGAATGGCCTGTCGGAGCATTGGTTTATATCTTTAAACACGCAAAGGGTCGCCGCATTATGGGTCATCCGGCCACCCATGTTTACCCCAAAGTCTCTCGTTCCATTCCCATATGA
- the LOC104744428 gene encoding putative RNA-binding protein Luc7-like 2: MDAIRKQLDVLMGANRNGDVQEVNRKYYDRDVCRLYLSGLCPHDLFQLTKMDMGPCPKVHSLQLRKEYREARAKGVDNYDRELEDAIDRLIVECDRKIARALKRLQEEDAKAAIAISVSEVTQSPEILELSVKIKEKMKEADLHDLEGKMDLKIRALELVEEMRTKRADQQAVLLLEAFNKDRASLPQPVPAQPPSSVLPPPDPRTQEMINEKLKKAEDLGEQGMVDEAQKALEEAEALKKLTVRREPAADPTKYTAVDVRITDQKLRLCDICGAFLSVYDSDRRLADHFGGKLHLGYMLVREKLAELLDEKTNSRKESERSKERNSKERESSKDREKERGTSRERRRDYDRRSRERDRHHDRDREQDRDYDRSSRSRRRSRSRSRSRDRPRDYDRHRRHNRH, from the exons ATGGATGCGATAAGGAAGCAGCTTGATGTGCTCATGGGAGCAAACCGAAACGGCGACGTTCAGGAGGTGAACCGCAAATACTATGACCGCGATGTGTGTCGCCTTTACTTGTCTGGTCTCTGCCCTCACGATCTCTTTCAATTGACG AAAATGGATATGGGACCTTGCCCAAAGGTGCACTCTTTGCAGCTTAGGAAAGA ATATCGAGAAGCAAGGGCAAAAGGTGTTGATAACTACGACAGGGAATTGGAAGATGCCATAGACAGGCTTATCGTTGAGTGTGATAGGAAGATTGCTAGAGCCCTTAAGCGTCTTCAAGAAGAGGACGCCAAAGCTGCCATTGCCATTTCTGTCTCTGAAGTCACTCAG TCACCTGAAATTCTCGAGTTATCAGtgaaaatcaaagagaagatgAAGGAAGCAGATCTGCAcg ATCTTGAAGGCAAGATGGATCTTAAGATTAGAGCTCTTGAGTTAGTCGAAGAGATGAGGACCAAGAGAGCTGACCAACAG GCAGTACTGCTGTTGGAAGCCTTCAACAAAGATAGAGCATCCTTGCCACAGCCTGTTCCAGCTCAACCACCATCTTCCGTATTACCTCCACCTGATCCTCGCACTCAAGAAATGATAAATGAGAAACTGAAAAAGGCAGAAGATCTTG GTGAACAAGGAATGGTTGATGAAGCACAGAAAGCACTAGAAGAGGCTGAAGCTCTTAAGAAG CTTACAGTTAGACGAGAACCTGCAGCCGATCCAACAAAGTACACTGCTGTTGATGTGCGCATT ACAGACCAAAAGTTGCGACTATGTGACATATGTGGAGCATTCTTGAGCGTCTATGACAG TGATCGTCGTTTAGCTGATCATTTTGGTGGGAAGCTTCATTTAGGATACATGCTAGTCCGAGAAAAATTAGCAGAGCTTCTG GATGAGAAGACCAATTCCCGCAAGGAAAGCGAAAG GTCAAAGGAACGGAACAGTAAGGAGAGGGAATCAAGTAAAGACCGAGAGAAAGAGCGAGGAACTAGTCGTGAGCGTCGAAGAGATTATGATCGCAGGAGTAGAGAGCGAGATAGGCACCATGACCGTGATCGTGAACAAGACAGAGACTATGATCGGTCATCAAGAAGCAGACGTAGGTCACGCTCACGGTCCAGGTCCAGAGACAGACCAAGGGACTATGATCGCCACAG GCGACACAACCGCCACTAG